In Altererythrobacter aquiaggeris, the genomic stretch GCAGTGGGCACATCCTTGGTCTTCGCCCATTCCTCGTACTGCGCCACATCGGTGCCGGGCTTCAGGTTGAAAGGTACGATGATACGCATTGGCTCTCTCCTAGGCTTGAGGCGCGCGGTAGGCGCCGAGTTTGGCATCCAGATGGCGGGCAAGGCGGAACAAACCCGCCTCTGCATCGGGTGACCCGATGATCTGTACACCGATGGGAAGGTCGTCCTGCGTCCAACCCGCTGGAATGCTGATTGCCGGCAATCCTGCGATGTTGGCAAGGCAGGTGAAATCGGCTTGGGCCGCCGGTTCCATTTCGGTATGCGGGAATGGCGGATTTGGCGCGGTCGGAATGACAAGGAACCCGTTGTCCCTGACAATGTCGCGGATGAGCGCGCGGGTCTGAGAGAGGACCTCCTGATCCTCTGCCCAATCCCCCCCACTACGCTTCGGACCATAGGTCAGGAGTTTGGCAAGGCGATCCGACACTTCGATGCCCGCCAAATCGCGCGCCAGGACTTTCGACACTCCGATGAAGCCCGCAAACCTGACCCGTGACAGTTGATACGGCAATGCGCGGTGGACGGGATGATCGAGGGCATCCAGAGCCCGCGCGAAAGCAGCCTCGACATCCGGGTGTAATTCCACGCCATGCTCGACAAGCGTAGCTCCGCTTCCCGCCGGATCGGCCTCGCCGAAGCGTGACATGATGCGCGCTACGCCTTCAAGATCATCG encodes the following:
- a CDS encoding amidase, producing the protein MKDELNAFLYCDERARGGDGLLAGMTIGVKANIAVEGMPFHAGIGAWEDRVAERDAEAVHFLRDAGAVIVGILNMEEAALGSKTDNPHFGPTQNPHRAGYSPGGSSGGSAAAVSAGLCDVALGTDTMGSIRIPAAHCGIYGFKPATDHVSQVGLIPADPLLDAIGPLARNLDDLEGVARIMSRFGEADPAGSGATLVEHGVELHPDVEAAFARALDALDHPVHRALPYQLSRVRFAGFIGVSKVLARDLAGIEVSDRLAKLLTYGPKRSGGDWAEDQEVLSQTRALIRDIVRDNGFLVIPTAPNPPFPHTEMEPAAQADFTCLANIAGLPAISIPAGWTQDDLPIGVQIIGSPDAEAGLFRLARHLDAKLGAYRAPQA